From Woronichinia naegeliana WA131, the proteins below share one genomic window:
- a CDS encoding thiamine phosphate synthase, protein MNLSSHPRAIARILDANLDRAREGLRIIEEWCRFGWQEVKLADRCKQMRQELARWHDPSFRLARDTMGDVGTELSHPQEESRENIEQLLHANICRVQEALRVLEEYGKLLNPSMGIAFKKLRYQVYTLESQLLSYGRLVQLKSASLYLVTSPSARILEIVEAALKGGLRLVQYRDKNTEDYFRLDLAQKLCQLCHQYQALLIINDRVDLALAINADGVHLGQQDLPIKMARQLLGPQCLIGRSTTNPTEMTKAIAEGADYIGVGPVYATPTKEGKKATGLDYVRYAQENASIPWFAIGGIDAENMGEVIKAGATQVAIVRAIMNAENPTQVTQDLLQQLSQNSC, encoded by the coding sequence ATGAATCTTTCATCCCATCCCAGGGCGATCGCTCGTATTTTAGATGCCAATTTAGACCGTGCCAGGGAAGGATTACGCATTATTGAAGAATGGTGTCGTTTTGGTTGGCAAGAAGTGAAACTAGCCGATCGCTGTAAACAAATGCGACAGGAATTGGCCCGTTGGCATGATCCCAGTTTTCGATTAGCACGAGATACGATGGGCGATGTGGGGACAGAACTTTCCCATCCCCAGGAAGAAAGTCGTGAAAATATTGAGCAATTACTCCATGCTAATATCTGTCGAGTACAGGAAGCATTACGGGTTTTAGAAGAATACGGAAAACTCCTCAATCCGTCGATGGGAATTGCCTTTAAAAAGTTACGTTATCAGGTTTATACGCTCGAAAGTCAATTATTATCCTATGGTCGTTTAGTTCAGCTAAAATCGGCTTCTTTATATTTAGTGACTTCGCCTTCAGCAAGAATTTTAGAGATTGTCGAAGCGGCCTTAAAAGGAGGTTTAAGATTAGTTCAATATCGAGATAAAAATACGGAGGATTATTTCCGTTTAGATCTTGCCCAAAAACTCTGTCAATTATGTCATCAATATCAGGCTCTATTGATCATCAATGATCGGGTCGATTTGGCCCTAGCGATCAATGCCGATGGTGTTCATTTAGGTCAACAGGATTTACCGATTAAGATGGCTCGTCAATTATTGGGCCCTCAATGTTTAATTGGCCGTTCTACGACCAATCCCACCGAAATGACCAAGGCGATCGCGGAAGGAGCGGACTATATTGGGGTGGGGCCAGTCTATGCAACACCGACTAAAGAAGGTAAAAAAGCAACGGGCTTAGATTATGTTCGCTATGCCCAAGAAAACGCATCCATTCCCTGGTTTGCGATCGGGGGCATTGATGCAGAAAATATGGGAGAAGTGATTAAAGCTGGGGCAACTCAAGTGGCGATCGTGCGGGCCATTATGAATGCTGAGAATCCGACCCAAGTAACCCAGGATTTATTACAGCAGTTAAGCCAAAATTCCTGCTAA
- a CDS encoding GtrA family protein: protein MNLSLKGLANNTVVRWWIVGIVFMVVNIVLLDWFKSVWGMSLSWATVSSAELCTIARYVINDTWVFGNPHPTWKRCWEYHVANFSSFFLWSFIIIVLGNKFHLDHRLAAVLATVVSVSWSMVTNFLWIWRVKPQSSAISEEEIEYSHHSH from the coding sequence ATGAACTTATCCCTCAAAGGCTTGGCCAATAATACTGTCGTTCGTTGGTGGATTGTCGGCATTGTCTTTATGGTGGTGAATATTGTACTTCTAGACTGGTTTAAAAGTGTTTGGGGAATGTCTCTTTCCTGGGCAACGGTTTCCTCCGCCGAGCTTTGTACAATCGCCAGATACGTCATTAATGATACTTGGGTTTTTGGCAATCCTCACCCGACCTGGAAACGCTGTTGGGAATACCATGTCGCTAATTTCAGTAGTTTTTTCCTCTGGAGCTTCATTATTATTGTACTAGGCAACAAATTTCATCTAGATCACCGTCTGGCCGCCGTACTGGCTACTGTTGTTTCGGTAAGCTGGAGTATGGTGACAAATTTCCTCTGGATTTGGCGAGTCAAACCTCAGTCTTCAGCAATCTCAGAAGAAGAAATCGAATATTCTCATCATTCCCATTAG
- a CDS encoding GDSL-type esterase/lipase family protein, which translates to MLSALAILQYFMDWIHHFELSVFPRLLGWLFLGLVLVELLLRWGLGLGRRLLYIPDPNIGYLLAPDQAFQRLGRRFVINQYSMRNQEIAVHREPDTLRILLLGDSIANGGWWTDQQETISALIEKALQIPQFKTVEVLNASANSWGPRNQQAYLEHFGIFESQWLVLLLNSDDLFAIAPTSLAVGLDPHYPVSQPSSALGDLIQTLWPSRLRKPVEISGLAQVLAEKGDRVGYNLTAIEQIQKQCQQSQCQFLLALTPLKRQVDNSRFPDYEKTARERLENFTQKNKIIWIDFLPLFQPIKQPDSLYRDTIHLSSQGNQWVSNVISQTITENHQNHY; encoded by the coding sequence ATGCTCTCTGCTCTTGCTATTTTACAGTACTTCATGGACTGGATTCACCATTTTGAGTTGTCAGTTTTCCCTCGCTTATTGGGCTGGTTATTCCTAGGCCTAGTTTTGGTGGAATTGTTACTGCGCTGGGGACTCGGTTTAGGGCGGCGGCTACTCTATATCCCTGATCCCAACATTGGTTATTTACTGGCTCCTGATCAAGCATTTCAGCGACTGGGACGGAGATTTGTGATTAACCAGTATTCGATGCGGAATCAAGAGATCGCCGTTCATCGAGAACCTGATACCCTTCGCATTTTGTTACTGGGAGATTCCATTGCTAATGGCGGTTGGTGGACAGATCAACAGGAAACCATCTCAGCCCTGATAGAAAAGGCTTTACAGATACCGCAATTTAAGACGGTAGAAGTTTTGAACGCCTCTGCCAACTCCTGGGGCCCCCGTAATCAGCAAGCCTACCTAGAACATTTTGGTATTTTTGAATCGCAATGGTTGGTTTTATTACTCAATAGTGACGATCTTTTTGCGATCGCACCAACTTCTCTAGCGGTGGGTCTCGATCCCCATTATCCGGTAAGTCAACCATCATCGGCCTTAGGAGATTTAATACAAACACTCTGGCCTTCACGACTTAGAAAACCGGTAGAGATTTCAGGGCTGGCCCAAGTTCTGGCCGAAAAAGGCGATCGTGTTGGTTACAATTTAACCGCGATTGAGCAAATCCAAAAACAATGCCAACAATCCCAATGCCAATTTCTCCTAGCTCTTACGCCCCTTAAACGCCAAGTCGATAACAGTCGCTTTCCAGACTATGAAAAGACTGCTAGAGAACGATTAGAGAATTTCACCCAGAAAAATAAGATAATCTGGATTGATTTTTTACCGCTTTTTCAACCTATAAAACAGCCAGATTCTCTGTACCGAGATACCATTCATTTAAGTTCTCAAGGCAATCAATGGGTCAGCAATGTTATTAGTCAAACTATTACAGAAAATCATCAAAATCACTATTAG
- the nfi gene encoding deoxyribonuclease V (cleaves DNA at apurinic or apyrimidinic sites), producing MSIETFSPVQSVSEAKQIQESLRTQVVIHDQFDIPHIIAGIDVALPQRGSLTRAAVVLLTYPDLTLIETAITEIPTQFPYIPGFLSFREIPAILKALESLQNQPDLIFCDGQGLAHLRRFGIACHLGVLLDKPTIGVAKSRLIGTHSAVPLEKGEWVPLWEHQERLGAVLRSRTKVKPLYISPGHRISIETAMDYVQKTLTRYRLPEPTRLADKLSKNPHLAI from the coding sequence ATGTCTATTGAAACGTTCTCTCCTGTTCAATCCGTCTCAGAAGCCAAGCAAATTCAAGAAAGTCTTCGGACGCAAGTCGTTATCCATGATCAATTCGACATTCCCCACATTATTGCTGGCATTGATGTTGCTTTGCCCCAACGAGGCAGTCTGACTAGAGCGGCTGTTGTTCTCCTCACCTATCCCGATTTAACCTTAATAGAAACAGCGATCACCGAAATTCCAACCCAATTTCCCTACATCCCTGGTTTTCTTTCTTTTCGAGAGATTCCAGCCATTTTAAAAGCCCTAGAAAGCTTACAAAACCAACCTGATTTAATTTTTTGTGATGGTCAAGGCCTAGCCCATCTTCGCCGTTTTGGCATTGCTTGTCATCTAGGCGTATTACTGGATAAACCGACCATTGGTGTGGCTAAATCTCGCTTAATCGGGACTCATTCTGCTGTACCTCTTGAAAAAGGGGAGTGGGTTCCGCTCTGGGAGCATCAGGAAAGACTAGGAGCCGTGTTGCGATCGCGGACAAAGGTTAAGCCCTTATATATTTCGCCAGGCCACCGAATTAGTATCGAGACAGCGATGGATTATGTACAGAAAACCTTAACTCGGTATCGCTTACCCGAACCCACTCGTTTAGCCGATAAGTTAAGTAAAAATCCCCATCTTGCCATTTGA
- the petD gene encoding cytochrome b6-f complex subunit IV: MTIIKKPDLSDPDLRAKLAQGMGHNYYGEPAWPNDILYMFPICIMGAIGLVTGLAILDPALIGEPANPFATPLEILPEWYLYPTFQILRILPNKLLGIGCMAAIPLGLMLVPFIESVNKFQNPFRRPLAMTIFLFGTAAAIWLGAGAIFPIDKSLTLGLF, from the coding sequence ATGACAATTATCAAAAAGCCTGATTTAAGTGATCCCGATTTACGGGCCAAACTGGCTCAAGGCATGGGGCATAACTACTATGGTGAACCCGCTTGGCCCAATGACATTCTTTATATGTTCCCTATCTGTATTATGGGCGCGATCGGACTGGTAACGGGTTTAGCGATTTTAGATCCCGCCTTGATCGGGGAACCCGCAAATCCTTTTGCCACTCCCTTGGAAATTCTACCCGAATGGTATTTATATCCAACCTTCCAAATTCTGCGGATTTTGCCCAATAAATTGCTGGGAATTGGTTGTATGGCGGCCATTCCTTTAGGACTCATGTTGGTTCCTTTTATCGAAAGTGTGAATAAATTCCAAAATCCTTTCCGTCGTCCTCTGGCTATGACCATTTTTCTATTTGGCACAGCCGCCGCTATTTGGTTAGGAGCCGGAGCTATTTTCCCGATTGATAAATCCTTAACCCTGGGACTATTCTAA